One region of Collinsella aerofaciens ATCC 25986 genomic DNA includes:
- a CDS encoding ABC transporter ATP-binding protein, with protein sequence MLSVYNINVWYGAIHAIKDISFNVNEGEIVALIGANGAGKSTTLKTVSGLLRSKTGSIKFMGEDITHTPADKLVGKGLAQVPEGRRAFLQMTVEENLEMGAYTQPKSTVAPGLERVYEQFPRLKERRRQVAGTLSGGEQQMLVMGRALMSNPKLLMLDEPSMGLAPILIEQIFQIVEDLHKAGTTVLLVEQNAQMALSIATRGYVLETGKITMTGTGQELLHDDNVRKAYLGG encoded by the coding sequence ATGCTTTCCGTCTACAACATCAACGTCTGGTACGGCGCCATCCACGCCATCAAGGACATCTCCTTTAACGTTAACGAGGGCGAGATCGTGGCCTTGATTGGTGCCAACGGTGCCGGCAAGTCCACAACGCTCAAGACCGTCTCGGGCCTGCTGCGCTCCAAGACCGGCTCCATCAAGTTTATGGGCGAGGACATTACCCATACGCCCGCTGATAAGCTGGTTGGTAAGGGCCTGGCTCAGGTTCCCGAGGGTCGTCGCGCCTTTTTGCAGATGACGGTCGAGGAGAACCTGGAGATGGGTGCCTATACACAGCCCAAGTCCACGGTGGCTCCGGGCCTGGAGCGCGTCTACGAGCAGTTCCCGCGCCTGAAGGAACGTCGTCGCCAGGTCGCCGGTACCCTTTCGGGCGGCGAGCAGCAGATGCTCGTTATGGGTCGCGCTCTTATGAGTAACCCTAAGCTGCTCATGCTTGATGAGCCCTCTATGGGCTTGGCACCGATTCTGATTGAGCAGATCTTCCAGATCGTCGAGGATCTGCATAAGGCCGGAACCACGGTGCTCCTGGTCGAGCAAAACGCGCAGATGGCGCTTTCCATCGCCACGCGCGGCTACGTGCTCGAGACCGGCAAGATCACCATGACCGGTACCGGCCAAGAGCTCCTGCACGACGATAACGTCCGCAAAGCCTACCTCGGAGGCTAA
- a CDS encoding DUF4931 domain-containing protein, whose protein sequence is MALVFDVRQASGKPDDNRRPGTACPFCDTEELANIIRRDGDCIWLENKFKTLRATRQTVLIESSDHDADLVTYAPDELHHVMRFALDCWQRMIDSRQYRSVLMYKNKGPLSGGSLVHPHMQIVGLEQENGYASLTSANFEGINVWQQERISVNISTEPIMGFFEVNVSAPQGIAASDDTRDQAEADLFADAIQVALRYILNEHHGGRAESYNLFFYHLGGRTIAKALPRWVVSPYFVGYRLAQVNAETTLDVDAERLRAHLETLV, encoded by the coding sequence GTGGCGCTGGTATTTGACGTTCGGCAGGCGAGCGGTAAGCCCGACGACAACCGCCGCCCCGGCACCGCGTGCCCCTTTTGCGATACCGAGGAACTCGCCAATATCATCCGGCGCGACGGTGACTGCATCTGGCTCGAGAATAAGTTTAAGACCTTGCGGGCCACTCGCCAGACCGTATTGATTGAGTCGTCCGACCACGACGCCGACCTGGTGACCTATGCGCCGGACGAGCTGCATCATGTTATGCGGTTTGCTCTGGATTGCTGGCAGCGGATGATTGACTCCCGACAGTATCGCAGCGTTCTCATGTACAAGAACAAGGGTCCGCTCTCGGGCGGTAGTCTCGTTCATCCGCACATGCAGATTGTGGGTTTGGAGCAGGAAAACGGTTATGCTTCGCTGACTTCCGCCAATTTCGAAGGCATAAATGTCTGGCAACAGGAGAGAATCTCGGTCAACATCTCAACCGAACCGATTATGGGGTTCTTTGAGGTCAATGTTTCAGCCCCGCAGGGAATCGCCGCCAGCGATGACACGAGAGACCAAGCCGAGGCGGATCTCTTCGCCGATGCGATCCAGGTAGCTCTGCGCTATATCCTGAACGAGCACCACGGTGGTCGCGCAGAGTCGTACAACCTGTTCTTCTATCACCTGGGCGGTCGGACCATTGCCAAGGCGCTGCCGCGTTGGGTGGTTTCGCCCTACTTTGTCGGCTATCGTTTGGCCCAGGTCAATGCTGAGACCACGCTCGATGTCGATGCTGAGCGCCTGCGTGCGCATCTGGAAACGCTCGTATAG
- a CDS encoding homoserine dehydrogenase, which yields MSEPLRTVNVGLIGLGTVGGGVARLIKSHHDEYLAAYGIDLKLTRACALAWEQAEAAGIEREAFTSDWHDVVTDPAVDIVVELIGGEHPATEIFTTAFENGKHVVSANKALLGRHVETLAEKARACGVQIKCEASCGGGIPIVSTLEHDLVGNKILTIAGILNGTTNYILSRMDAEGADYADVLADAQAKGYAEADPSADVDGFDAASKTAILASIGFGTRVTTDDVYQQGIRTIGAEDIAQARELGYTIKLLGIARNTDAGVDVRVHPTLIPADHMLAKVNGAMNAVYVVGDAVGETMFYGAGAGSFPTASAVVGDILSLSEQISRGVVPLPEIEPYGHNLAFKPMDELQTKYYVRLKVADRVGALSETVDIFAKHNISISLINQVEDGKSGVSDACSVIFLTHRALEKDVQAAAAELASVDCVAEVANVLRIEDVEAWTEGVMAN from the coding sequence ATGAGCGAACCCCTGCGCACCGTGAACGTCGGCCTCATCGGTCTGGGAACCGTCGGCGGCGGCGTGGCCCGTCTGATCAAGAGCCACCACGATGAGTACCTGGCAGCCTACGGCATCGACCTTAAGCTGACCCGCGCCTGCGCGCTTGCCTGGGAGCAGGCCGAAGCCGCCGGTATTGAGCGCGAGGCCTTTACGAGCGACTGGCACGACGTCGTCACCGACCCCGCCGTCGATATCGTCGTCGAGCTCATCGGCGGCGAGCACCCCGCGACCGAAATCTTCACCACCGCCTTCGAGAACGGCAAGCATGTCGTCTCTGCCAACAAGGCCCTGCTGGGCCGTCATGTCGAGACGCTCGCCGAGAAGGCGCGCGCGTGCGGCGTGCAGATTAAGTGCGAGGCCAGCTGCGGCGGTGGCATCCCCATTGTCAGCACGCTCGAGCACGACCTGGTGGGCAACAAGATCCTGACCATCGCCGGCATTCTCAACGGTACCACCAACTATATCCTGTCGCGCATGGACGCCGAGGGCGCCGATTACGCCGATGTGCTTGCCGACGCGCAGGCCAAGGGCTATGCCGAGGCCGACCCGTCCGCCGACGTCGACGGCTTCGACGCCGCCAGCAAGACGGCAATCCTCGCTTCCATCGGCTTTGGCACCCGCGTGACCACCGACGATGTCTACCAACAGGGTATCCGTACCATCGGCGCCGAGGACATTGCCCAGGCCCGCGAGCTCGGCTACACCATCAAGCTGCTGGGCATCGCACGCAACACCGACGCCGGCGTCGACGTCCGCGTGCATCCCACGCTCATCCCGGCAGACCATATGCTCGCCAAGGTCAACGGCGCCATGAACGCCGTCTACGTGGTGGGTGACGCCGTGGGCGAGACCATGTTCTACGGCGCTGGCGCAGGCTCCTTCCCCACCGCGAGCGCCGTCGTGGGCGATATCCTATCGCTCTCCGAGCAGATCAGCCGCGGCGTGGTTCCGCTGCCCGAGATTGAGCCCTATGGCCACAACCTCGCCTTTAAGCCCATGGACGAGCTCCAGACCAAGTACTATGTGCGCCTGAAGGTCGCCGACCGCGTGGGCGCCCTGTCCGAGACGGTCGACATCTTTGCCAAGCACAACATCTCGATCTCGCTCATCAACCAGGTCGAGGACGGCAAGTCAGGCGTCAGCGATGCCTGCTCGGTCATCTTCCTGACGCACCGCGCGCTCGAGAAGGACGTCCAGGCTGCCGCCGCCGAGCTTGCCAGCGTCGACTGCGTGGCCGAGGTCGCCAACGTCCTGCGCATCGAGGACGTTGAGGCCTGGACCGAAGGCGTCATGGCCAACTAG
- a CDS encoding branched-chain amino acid ABC transporter permease — protein sequence MKFLKDKQTRHDFVTYAMCVVAFAIVFFMQSNHMIPRMIAGQLVPITAYIVMAISLNLVVGIAGDLSLGHAGFMSVGAYTGIVTAVALESTVPSDPMRLIISIVVGAIAAAILGFLIGIPVLRLSGDYLAIVTLAFGEIIKEVVTCLIVGVDSRGLHVIFNITGNSTIDDLHLLEDGTAIIKGAQGASGVSTYSTFLAGAILVMVALVIVLNLVRSRTGRAIIAVRDNKIAAESVGISVTQYRMIAFVVSAALAGAAGALFGGNFSQLSATKFDFNTSILILVFVVLGGLGNMRGSVIAAALLTVLPELLRQFSDYRMLIYAIVLILVMVFTNNPQLKAFFARIKDRFASKKEVAADAQ from the coding sequence ATGAAGTTTCTTAAAGACAAGCAGACGCGTCACGACTTTGTCACGTACGCCATGTGCGTTGTGGCGTTCGCCATCGTGTTCTTTATGCAGTCCAACCACATGATCCCGCGCATGATCGCCGGTCAGCTGGTTCCCATCACGGCCTATATCGTCATGGCCATCTCCCTTAACCTCGTCGTCGGCATCGCGGGCGACTTGTCGCTGGGCCACGCGGGCTTTATGAGCGTCGGTGCCTATACGGGCATCGTCACTGCCGTCGCGCTGGAGAGCACCGTTCCGTCCGATCCGATGCGTCTGATCATCAGCATTGTGGTCGGCGCTATCGCCGCTGCCATCTTGGGCTTCTTGATCGGTATCCCGGTCCTGCGCCTGAGCGGCGACTATCTGGCCATTGTGACCCTGGCTTTTGGCGAGATCATCAAAGAGGTCGTCACCTGCCTCATTGTGGGCGTCGATTCCCGCGGCCTGCATGTGATCTTTAACATCACGGGTAACTCTACGATCGACGACCTGCACCTGCTCGAGGACGGCACCGCCATCATCAAGGGCGCGCAGGGCGCATCGGGCGTGTCGACCTATTCGACCTTCCTTGCCGGCGCAATCCTGGTTATGGTCGCGCTCGTGATTGTGCTCAACCTGGTTCGCAGCCGTACCGGTCGTGCCATTATTGCCGTGCGCGACAACAAGATCGCTGCCGAGTCTGTGGGCATCTCCGTCACCCAGTACCGCATGATTGCCTTCGTGGTTTCCGCTGCCCTCGCCGGTGCTGCCGGAGCCCTGTTCGGCGGTAACTTCTCGCAGCTTTCCGCCACTAAGTTCGACTTCAATACGTCCATCCTCATTCTGGTGTTCGTGGTCCTGGGCGGCCTGGGCAACATGCGCGGCTCCGTTATCGCCGCGGCGCTGCTCACGGTGCTCCCCGAGCTGCTCCGTCAGTTCTCGGACTACCGCATGCTCATCTACGCCATCGTGTTGATTCTGGTCATGGTCTTTACTAACAACCCACAGCTCAAGGCGTTCTTCGCACGCATTAAGGACCGCTTTGCTTCCAAGAAGGAGGTGGCAGCCGATGCCCAGTAA
- a CDS encoding ABC transporter substrate-binding protein has product MSSLTGKSLNPVMNRRSVIASAAGLGAMSILAGCSSNGGDSGSASSDASFKIGTIGPLTGANASYGKSVTQGVELGCKDFSTKELPLASKAEDDQADGEKAVNAFNTLLDWGMQALVGPTTTGASVAVAAECGNDPKTFMITPSASSEDVTDGKDCVFQVCFTDPNQGVNAAKFLAQKYADEKFVLFYNSGDAYSSGIADSFKAQAAESKLEIVDEETFKDDSATSFTNQLTKAKQAGATMIFAPIYYTPASVLLKNAKDMGYDVKMMGCDGMDGILGVEGFDTSLAEGLLLMTPFSADDEKNADFVNAYKDKYGDTPDQFAADAYDGVHAVAEAVKEAGLGVDADPTEVAEKLSKAMLKITVDGLTGKLTWNDKGQVQKEPTAYVITDGKYVQA; this is encoded by the coding sequence ATGTCGAGCCTCACCGGTAAGTCATTGAACCCTGTTATGAATCGCAGGAGCGTTATCGCGAGCGCAGCAGGTCTGGGGGCGATGTCCATTCTAGCTGGCTGCTCCTCCAACGGCGGCGACAGCGGTTCCGCTTCGAGCGACGCTTCGTTTAAGATCGGTACCATCGGCCCGCTGACCGGCGCCAACGCGTCCTACGGCAAGTCCGTTACCCAGGGTGTCGAGCTTGGCTGCAAGGATTTCTCGACCAAGGAGCTGCCGCTTGCCAGCAAGGCCGAGGATGACCAGGCCGACGGCGAGAAGGCCGTCAACGCCTTCAACACCCTGCTCGACTGGGGCATGCAGGCCCTCGTCGGCCCGACCACCACGGGTGCGTCGGTTGCCGTTGCCGCCGAGTGCGGTAACGACCCCAAGACGTTCATGATCACCCCGTCCGCGTCCTCCGAGGACGTCACCGACGGCAAGGATTGCGTCTTCCAGGTTTGCTTCACCGACCCCAACCAGGGTGTCAACGCTGCCAAGTTCCTGGCGCAGAAGTATGCGGACGAAAAGTTCGTGCTGTTCTATAACTCCGGCGACGCCTATTCTTCGGGCATCGCAGATTCCTTTAAGGCCCAGGCCGCTGAGTCCAAGCTCGAGATTGTTGACGAGGAGACCTTTAAGGACGACTCCGCCACGAGCTTTACCAATCAGCTGACCAAGGCCAAGCAGGCCGGCGCCACCATGATCTTTGCGCCGATCTACTACACGCCGGCGTCCGTCCTGCTCAAGAACGCCAAGGACATGGGCTACGACGTCAAGATGATGGGCTGCGACGGCATGGACGGCATCCTGGGCGTTGAGGGCTTCGATACCTCTCTTGCCGAGGGTCTGCTGCTCATGACCCCGTTCTCCGCCGACGACGAGAAGAACGCCGACTTCGTTAACGCTTACAAGGATAAGTACGGCGATACCCCCGACCAGTTTGCCGCCGACGCCTACGACGGCGTGCACGCGGTGGCCGAGGCCGTCAAGGAGGCCGGTCTTGGTGTCGACGCCGATCCGACCGAGGTCGCCGAGAAGCTGTCCAAGGCTATGCTCAAGATTACCGTTGACGGTCTGACCGGCAAGCTCACCTGGAACGATAAGGGCCAGGTCCAGAAGGAGCCCACGGCGTACGTCATCACCGACGGCAAGTACGTACAGGCCTAA
- a CDS encoding SDR family NAD(P)-dependent oxidoreductase — MLLEGKKAIITGGTRGIGYAIACRFIEEGAAVTVFGSRQETADAAVEKLAAAYPEAKIWGRSCNLTSLEAVTEAFTQAAADMGGLDTVVNNAGISQRSPLLDYTAEEFAKVMDLNVVAVFNGHQAAAKIMTEAGHGGTITTTSSMVAKYGQPSGVGYPTSKFAVNGMVQSLSRELAPVGIRVNAVAPGVTRTDMVANLPEEVIKPIIATIPLGRMGEPEDVANAFVFLASDMAAYVTGAVLPVDGAARS, encoded by the coding sequence ATGTTGCTCGAGGGTAAGAAAGCAATCATCACCGGAGGCACGCGCGGTATCGGCTATGCCATCGCCTGCCGTTTTATCGAGGAAGGCGCCGCCGTCACCGTCTTTGGCTCGCGTCAGGAAACCGCCGACGCGGCCGTTGAGAAGCTCGCCGCCGCCTATCCCGAGGCAAAGATCTGGGGCCGTTCGTGCAACCTCACCTCACTCGAGGCCGTAACCGAGGCCTTTACGCAGGCCGCAGCCGACATGGGCGGTCTCGACACGGTCGTCAACAATGCCGGTATCTCCCAGCGCTCGCCCCTTTTGGACTACACGGCCGAGGAGTTCGCCAAGGTCATGGACCTCAACGTCGTCGCCGTCTTTAATGGTCACCAGGCCGCTGCCAAGATCATGACCGAAGCCGGCCACGGTGGCACCATCACCACCACGAGCTCGATGGTCGCTAAGTACGGTCAGCCCTCTGGCGTTGGCTATCCCACGTCCAAGTTCGCCGTCAACGGCATGGTCCAGTCGCTCTCACGCGAGCTCGCCCCCGTGGGCATTCGCGTCAATGCCGTCGCCCCCGGCGTAACCAGGACCGACATGGTCGCCAACCTGCCCGAAGAAGTCATCAAGCCCATCATCGCTACCATCCCGCTCGGCCGCATGGGCGAGCCCGAGGATGTCGCCAACGCCTTTGTCTTCCTAGCGAGCGACATGGCCGCCTACGTTACGGGCGCTGTGCTCCCCGTCGACGGAGCCGCCCGCTCCTAG
- a CDS encoding copper homeostasis protein CutC, with protein sequence MLYEFCAENFERVPAAIDAGARRVELCDNLAVGGTTPSAGVISATVGYAHEHDARVMCMIRPRGGDFHYNQDELRMMEMDLGLAVSAGVDGLVFGCCKPCAGGWALDELTLGALVMAAGCATEECKRGPIDITFHMAFDQLSPEAQLDAVDTLADCGITRILTHGGAAGTPIEDNLEHLSRLIEYAGDRLTILPGGGISTANRDTVAAALGVSELHGTKIVPLEV encoded by the coding sequence ATGCTGTACGAGTTTTGTGCCGAGAACTTTGAGCGGGTGCCGGCGGCTATCGATGCCGGTGCAAGGCGCGTCGAGCTGTGCGACAACCTTGCCGTCGGTGGTACCACGCCCTCGGCTGGCGTTATCAGCGCTACGGTCGGCTATGCTCACGAGCATGACGCGCGAGTGATGTGCATGATTCGCCCGCGTGGCGGTGACTTTCATTACAACCAGGACGAGCTGCGCATGATGGAGATGGACCTGGGCCTTGCCGTGAGCGCCGGCGTTGACGGCTTGGTCTTTGGCTGCTGCAAGCCCTGCGCTGGCGGATGGGCGCTCGACGAGCTTACGCTTGGTGCCCTCGTGATGGCCGCGGGCTGCGCGACCGAGGAGTGCAAGCGCGGGCCCATCGATATTACCTTCCACATGGCCTTCGACCAGCTCTCGCCCGAGGCTCAGCTCGATGCCGTCGACACACTCGCCGACTGCGGTATCACGCGCATCCTGACGCATGGTGGCGCTGCCGGAACGCCGATCGAGGACAACCTGGAGCACCTGTCGCGTCTTATCGAGTATGCGGGCGACCGCCTGACCATCCTTCCCGGCGGTGGCATTTCTACGGCCAACCGCGATACCGTGGCGGCGGCACTGGGCGTCTCCGAGCTCCATGGCACCAAGATCGTGCCGCTGGAGGTATAA
- a CDS encoding ABC transporter ATP-binding protein has translation MPSKFEFNKGKMVPYPSGAIVPDRDLGQRPALECIHLGIEFGGLKAVDDFSLTIGKTEIAGLIGPNGAGKTTVFNLLTKVYQPTHGTILLDGEDTSGKSVYQVNRMGIARTFQNIRLFNTMTVEDNVKVGLHNQERYSGFEGVLRLPTYWKHEKAAHERAMELLSIFDMEHLANEQAGSLPYGAQRRLEIVRALATNPKLLLLDEPAAGMNPSETAELMANIVKIRDTFGIAIMLIEHDMSLVMNICEGICVLNFGKVIAKGTAEEIQNNDAVIEAYLGKQDKGEN, from the coding sequence ATGCCCAGTAAGTTTGAGTTCAACAAGGGCAAGATGGTCCCGTATCCTTCTGGCGCCATCGTTCCCGACCGCGACTTGGGCCAGCGCCCGGCGCTCGAGTGCATCCACCTGGGCATTGAATTCGGCGGCCTTAAGGCGGTAGACGACTTTAGCCTAACCATCGGCAAGACCGAGATCGCCGGTCTCATCGGCCCCAACGGTGCCGGCAAGACCACGGTCTTCAACCTGCTCACCAAGGTGTACCAGCCTACGCACGGCACCATCCTGCTCGACGGTGAGGACACTTCGGGCAAGTCGGTCTACCAGGTCAACCGCATGGGTATTGCCCGTACGTTCCAGAACATCCGCCTGTTCAACACCATGACGGTGGAGGACAACGTTAAGGTCGGCCTGCACAACCAGGAGCGCTACTCCGGTTTTGAGGGCGTGCTGCGCCTGCCGACGTATTGGAAGCACGAGAAGGCCGCCCACGAGCGCGCCATGGAGCTGCTGTCCATTTTTGACATGGAGCACCTGGCAAATGAACAGGCCGGCTCGCTTCCTTACGGCGCTCAGCGTCGTCTGGAAATCGTCCGCGCGCTTGCCACCAACCCCAAGCTGCTGCTGCTCGACGAGCCTGCCGCCGGCATGAACCCGTCCGAGACCGCAGAGCTCATGGCGAACATCGTCAAGATCCGCGACACCTTCGGCATCGCCATCATGCTTATCGAGCATGATATGTCGCTCGTCATGAACATCTGCGAGGGCATCTGCGTGCTTAACTTTGGTAAGGTTATCGCCAAGGGCACGGCTGAGGAAATCCAGAATAACGATGCCGTTATCGAGGCGTATCTGGGTAAGCAGGATAAGGGGGAGAACTAA
- a CDS encoding ABC transporter substrate-binding protein, producing MFNINSTLSRRNFLAGAAALGSAVALAGCSSGGSDGGSADDGKTFKIGVIGPLTGAAATYGVSAEKGAKLAAKDFSTKDLKLSLKSEDDVADGEKAINAFNALCDWGMQALVGPVTTGAAVAVSGEIADDMLMVTPSASSLDVTKDKTTVFQVCFTDPTMGASAAKFLAEKYADAKIALFYNSGDTYSSGVADAFAEQAKASKLDIVDTETFKDDSSTSFTNQLTKAKEAGATLIFAPIYYTPASVLLKNAKDMGYDMTLMGTDGMDGLLSVEGFDTSLAEGVLLMTPFSADDEKNADFVKAYKDAYDETPNQFAADAYDCVHAIAEAIDRAGIDISADGADIAGDLAKAMRKIKIEGLTGELTWNDEGQVEKPATAYVIQDGKYIAA from the coding sequence ATGTTCAACATCAACAGCACGCTCAGCCGTAGGAACTTTCTCGCCGGTGCCGCGGCGCTCGGCAGTGCCGTCGCACTCGCTGGTTGCTCGTCGGGTGGCTCGGACGGCGGCTCCGCCGATGACGGCAAGACCTTCAAGATCGGTGTCATCGGCCCTCTGACCGGCGCCGCGGCAACCTATGGCGTTTCGGCCGAGAAGGGTGCCAAGCTCGCCGCCAAGGATTTCTCGACCAAGGACCTCAAGCTCTCGCTTAAGTCCGAGGATGACGTCGCTGACGGCGAGAAGGCCATCAACGCCTTCAATGCCCTGTGCGACTGGGGCATGCAGGCGCTCGTCGGTCCCGTCACGACTGGTGCCGCCGTCGCCGTCTCGGGCGAGATTGCCGACGATATGCTCATGGTCACGCCCTCGGCCTCGTCTCTCGACGTCACCAAGGACAAGACCACGGTTTTCCAGGTTTGCTTCACCGATCCCACCATGGGCGCCAGCGCCGCAAAGTTCTTGGCCGAGAAGTACGCGGATGCCAAGATCGCCCTGTTCTACAACTCCGGCGATACGTATAGCTCGGGCGTTGCCGACGCTTTTGCCGAGCAGGCCAAGGCCTCCAAGCTCGACATCGTCGATACCGAGACCTTTAAGGACGACTCTTCCACGAGCTTTACCAACCAGCTCACCAAAGCCAAGGAGGCCGGCGCCACGCTCATCTTTGCGCCGATCTACTACACGCCGGCGTCCGTTTTGCTCAAGAACGCCAAGGACATGGGCTACGACATGACCCTCATGGGTACCGATGGCATGGACGGCCTGCTCTCTGTGGAAGGCTTCGATACCTCTCTTGCCGAGGGGGTACTGCTCATGACCCCATTTTCTGCCGACGACGAGAAGAATGCCGACTTCGTCAAGGCCTATAAGGATGCCTACGACGAGACGCCCAACCAGTTTGCCGCCGACGCTTACGATTGCGTCCACGCCATCGCCGAGGCTATCGATAGGGCGGGGATTGACATTTCGGCCGACGGTGCCGACATTGCCGGCGACCTTGCCAAGGCCATGCGCAAGATCAAGATCGAGGGCCTGACGGGCGAGCTGACGTGGAACGACGAGGGCCAAGTCGAAAAGCCCGCTACGGCCTATGTGATTCAGGACGGCAAGTACATCGCCGCCTAA
- a CDS encoding bile acid:sodium symporter family protein, protein MKQWAGLGKFLAGHMQIIVPICVALGVLFPQQIGVLKPIVPALFAFMTFQGALSNTFHQVAEVFHRPLHLILALLVSAVLIPIAAYAMGSLFFGSNPNLVCGIVLEYSVPVAVTAFMWISMFGGNGPLALTIILTSSVISPVTIPLTLKLLLGATVSIDVPSMMQDMAFMIAIPAVLGIVINELTRGWGHEKLSPALSPACKFMMMGVIASNSTAMSEYVLHMNAVRLEVALFILTFAISGFVVGFLVARALHLPYSETTTMCFTCGMRNISSGAVIATQYFPGEVVFPVMCGTLFQQVLASFIGHFFERLTGEERAAQRKRVEAGRDAMGR, encoded by the coding sequence ATGAAGCAATGGGCTGGACTGGGAAAGTTCCTCGCGGGGCATATGCAGATCATCGTTCCGATTTGCGTGGCGCTCGGCGTGCTCTTTCCCCAGCAGATCGGCGTACTCAAGCCCATTGTTCCCGCCCTCTTCGCCTTTATGACGTTTCAGGGCGCGCTCAGCAACACCTTTCACCAGGTAGCCGAGGTGTTCCACCGTCCGCTGCACCTGATTCTGGCGTTGCTGGTCTCGGCAGTGCTTATTCCCATCGCGGCGTATGCCATGGGGTCACTCTTCTTTGGCTCCAACCCCAACCTTGTCTGCGGCATCGTGCTCGAGTACAGCGTGCCCGTGGCCGTCACCGCTTTTATGTGGATCAGCATGTTCGGCGGCAACGGCCCGCTCGCGCTCACCATCATCCTGACGTCCTCGGTTATCTCCCCTGTGACGATTCCGCTCACGCTTAAGCTCTTGCTGGGTGCCACCGTCTCGATCGATGTGCCGAGCATGATGCAAGACATGGCCTTTATGATCGCCATCCCCGCCGTGCTCGGCATCGTGATCAACGAGCTCACGCGTGGATGGGGACACGAGAAGCTCTCCCCCGCGCTCTCGCCCGCCTGCAAATTCATGATGATGGGCGTTATCGCCTCCAACTCCACCGCCATGAGCGAGTACGTGCTGCACATGAACGCGGTGCGCCTGGAAGTCGCCCTCTTTATTTTGACCTTCGCCATCAGCGGCTTTGTCGTCGGTTTTCTGGTCGCCCGTGCGCTGCATCTGCCATATAGCGAGACGACTACCATGTGCTTTACCTGCGGCATGCGTAACATCTCTTCGGGCGCCGTCATCGCCACGCAATACTTTCCGGGCGAAGTCGTGTTTCCCGTCATGTGTGGAACGTTGTTTCAGCAGGTACTCGCCTCGTTTATCGGGCACTTCTTTGAGCGTCTGACCGGCGAGGAGCGCGCCGCCCAGCGCAAGCGGGTCGAGGCCGGCCGCGACGCCATGGGACGCTAG
- a CDS encoding branched-chain amino acid ABC transporter permease — MTVFIQYLVNGLSMGSVYAIIALGYTMVYGIAKMLNFAHGDVIMVGAYVSFCATSYLGLPGWASVVLSCVVCTVLGVLIEGLAYKPLRQAGPLAVLITAIGVSYFLQNAAQLLWGATPKNFTSLVTFPVPEFLAKFNVSAVSLVTIVACLVIMAGLMFFTGKTKMGKAMRAVSEDKAAAQLMGINVNRTISMTFAIGSALAAIAGVLLCSYSPVLQPTTGAMPGIKAFDAAVFGGIGSIPGAFVGGILIGIIEAMAQAYISTSLANSIVFGVLIIVLLVKPAGLLGKYVPEKV; from the coding sequence ATGACGGTCTTTATCCAATACCTGGTCAACGGCCTGTCCATGGGCAGCGTCTACGCCATCATCGCGTTGGGCTACACCATGGTCTACGGTATCGCCAAGATGCTCAACTTCGCTCACGGCGACGTCATCATGGTCGGTGCCTATGTCTCGTTCTGCGCCACGTCGTATCTCGGCCTCCCAGGCTGGGCATCTGTAGTTCTCTCTTGTGTGGTCTGCACGGTTCTCGGTGTTCTCATTGAGGGTCTGGCCTATAAGCCGCTGCGCCAAGCAGGCCCGCTGGCCGTTCTGATCACGGCCATCGGCGTGTCTTACTTCCTGCAGAACGCCGCGCAGCTTCTGTGGGGCGCCACGCCCAAGAACTTCACTTCGCTCGTCACCTTCCCGGTGCCGGAGTTCTTGGCCAAGTTTAACGTAAGCGCCGTCTCGCTCGTCACCATCGTCGCCTGCCTGGTTATCATGGCCGGCCTGATGTTCTTTACAGGTAAGACCAAGATGGGCAAGGCCATGCGCGCTGTGTCCGAGGACAAGGCCGCCGCTCAGCTCATGGGCATCAACGTCAACCGCACCATCTCGATGACGTTCGCCATCGGCTCCGCCCTCGCTGCCATCGCCGGCGTGCTCCTGTGCTCCTACTCGCCGGTGTTGCAGCCCACCACGGGCGCCATGCCTGGCATCAAGGCCTTCGACGCTGCCGTTTTCGGCGGCATCGGTTCCATCCCCGGTGCCTTTGTCGGTGGTATTCTCATCGGCATCATCGAGGCGATGGCGCAGGCTTACATTTCCACGAGCCTTGCCAACTCCATCGTCTTTGGTGTTTTGATCATCGTCCTGCTCGTCAAGCCTGCCGGCCTCTTGGGCAAGTACGTCCCCGAGAAGGTGTAG